The following are encoded in a window of Pirellulaceae bacterium genomic DNA:
- a CDS encoding Gfo/Idh/MocA family oxidoreductase — translation MQNFLFAISCFVCLACTVCGQTVEKPPLRVVVAGLSHDHVHAVLRRHLRGDLQIVGIAESNRELAKRHADRYGFKIDLVSNSLADLLEKTEPEVVCDYGSIYGHLNTVQICAPRGVDVMVEKPLAVSLEHVRVMERLAAKHGINLITNYETTWYASHLAAKRLLTEAATLGEIRKIVVHDGHPGPAEIGCSQEFLAWLTDPRLNGGGALTDFGCYGANLSTWFMNGQRPTSVTAVTQQIKPDRYPQVDDEATLVLTYPKAQAIVQASWNWNYNRKDIEIYCQHGFVHCLNSKQMRTMRPPSNEVMGQVAPPISAPHGDPFEYLAEVVRGTIQVKPTDLSSLQNNVTVVEILEAAKISADTSRTVRMDELKAD, via the coding sequence ATGCAAAACTTTTTGTTCGCGATTTCGTGCTTTGTTTGCTTGGCTTGCACCGTGTGTGGCCAGACGGTTGAGAAACCGCCGTTGCGAGTGGTGGTGGCGGGGCTTTCGCATGATCACGTTCATGCCGTTCTGCGACGTCATCTCCGGGGGGATCTCCAAATTGTCGGAATTGCAGAGTCAAACCGTGAGTTAGCGAAGCGGCATGCCGATCGGTACGGCTTTAAGATCGATCTGGTTTCGAATTCGCTTGCTGATCTGCTTGAGAAGACAGAACCTGAAGTGGTTTGCGACTATGGTTCGATTTACGGTCACCTGAACACGGTTCAGATTTGCGCACCGCGAGGCGTTGACGTGATGGTTGAGAAACCTCTGGCGGTTAGTTTAGAGCACGTGCGTGTGATGGAACGCTTGGCGGCAAAGCATGGAATCAACCTAATTACCAATTATGAAACGACTTGGTATGCCAGTCATCTAGCGGCTAAACGCTTGTTAACCGAAGCAGCGACTTTGGGTGAAATTAGAAAAATCGTTGTGCATGATGGGCATCCTGGTCCTGCAGAAATTGGTTGCAGTCAGGAATTTCTCGCTTGGCTAACTGATCCTCGCTTGAATGGTGGCGGTGCATTGACTGATTTTGGTTGTTATGGCGCCAATCTGTCCACTTGGTTCATGAACGGGCAGAGGCCAACCAGTGTGACTGCGGTGACTCAACAGATAAAACCTGATCGGTATCCTCAGGTTGATGATGAAGCTACCCTGGTGCTGACCTATCCGAAGGCTCAAGCAATTGTGCAGGCGAGTTGGAATTGGAATTACAACAGAAAAGATATTGAAATCTATTGCCAGCATGGCTTCGTTCACTGTCTCAATTCGAAGCAGATGCGGACAATGCGTCCCCCATCGAATGAGGTAATGGGGCAGGTCGCTCCACCGATTTCTGCACCGCACGGTGATCCGTTTGAATATCTAGCTGAGGTGGTGAGGGGAACGATCCAAGTCAAGCCGACCGATCTATCGTCATTGCAGAATAACGTAACGGTCGTTGAGATCCTGGAGGCAGCGAAGATTTCTGCTGACACATCAAGAACGGTTCGGATGGACGAATTGAAAGCCGACTGA
- a CDS encoding winged helix-turn-helix domain-containing protein, whose product MGRGFRRPELIDAALGDDAIVLERTIDVHIRALRKKLSS is encoded by the coding sequence ATGGGAAGGGGTTTTCGTCGTCCAGAGCTAATCGACGCAGCACTCGGTGACGATGCGATCGTTCTGGAACGAACGATCGATGTGCACATTCGAGCCCTTCGCAAAAAGCTCAGCAGTTAG
- a CDS encoding Gfo/Idh/MocA family oxidoreductase yields the protein MSNKAKVAMVGLGFGAEFIPIYQQHPQAEVVALCRRNESELNKVGEQFGISKRYTNYDDVLNDADIDYVHINSPIPDHAWMSLKALDAGKHVMCTVPMATTIDECRQIVDKVQSTGLKYMMAETVVYSREFLFIKELYDKGELGKIQHLAASHPQDMDGWPSYWEEMIPMHYATHVVSPCLGLLDGTAEFVSCFGSGTVRDDIAKKSGNQFAVESCHIKVKDSDVTAHIWRFLYDVARQYRESFDVYGTNRSFEWTLIENEPHVIHTAKKTEAEIPEKIEVPDFAHRLPEAIRRFTQPAEIHDSEHLSFVQGGGHGGSHPHLVHEFVSALMEDRDPWPNAVQSANWTCVGICAHESAVKGGEIVRLPKFTLA from the coding sequence ATGAGTAACAAGGCAAAGGTAGCCATGGTTGGATTGGGATTTGGAGCTGAGTTTATTCCGATCTATCAACAGCATCCGCAAGCCGAGGTTGTGGCCCTCTGTCGTCGGAACGAGTCTGAGTTAAACAAGGTCGGCGAACAATTTGGGATCTCGAAGCGATATACGAACTATGACGATGTGTTGAATGATGCGGACATCGATTATGTCCACATTAACAGTCCGATCCCGGACCATGCATGGATGTCTTTAAAAGCGCTCGATGCCGGAAAGCATGTGATGTGCACGGTTCCCATGGCGACGACCATCGATGAGTGTCGGCAGATCGTGGATAAAGTCCAATCAACCGGACTGAAATACATGATGGCTGAGACTGTTGTCTACAGTCGGGAGTTCCTTTTCATCAAAGAACTCTATGACAAAGGTGAGCTAGGAAAGATTCAACATCTTGCCGCATCGCATCCCCAGGATATGGACGGTTGGCCGAGCTATTGGGAGGAAATGATCCCAATGCATTACGCGACTCACGTTGTTAGTCCCTGTTTAGGGCTTTTGGACGGTACCGCAGAATTTGTCAGCTGTTTTGGTAGTGGTACGGTAAGGGATGACATTGCGAAGAAATCTGGTAATCAATTTGCCGTTGAATCGTGCCACATCAAAGTCAAAGACAGCGATGTGACGGCGCACATTTGGAGATTTCTCTACGACGTGGCGCGTCAATATCGTGAGAGTTTTGATGTCTACGGAACAAACCGAAGCTTTGAATGGACTTTGATCGAAAACGAACCTCATGTAATCCACACGGCCAAGAAAACTGAGGCGGAGATTCCAGAAAAAATCGAAGTTCCGGATTTTGCTCATCGACTTCCGGAAGCGATCCGTCGCTTTACTCAACCGGCTGAGATTCATGATTCTGAGCATTTGTCGTTTGTGCAAGGTGGTGGCCACGGTGGATCTCATCCCCATTTGGTACACGAATTTGTAAGTGCACTGATGGAGGACCGAGATCCATGGCCAAACGCGGTGCAATCTGCGAATTGGACTTGTGTTGGGATTTGTGCTCACGAATCGGCCGTTAAGGGCGGTGAAATTGTTCGCTTACCTAAGTTCACGTTGGCGTAG